In a single window of the Acyrthosiphon pisum isolate AL4f chromosome X, pea_aphid_22Mar2018_4r6ur, whole genome shotgun sequence genome:
- the LOC100572757 gene encoding uncharacterized protein LOC100572757 gives MSPCKLKKSEPYDIFKQLPLEIINKIVLHLDLNDVLNLKLVNKMWRCVYVNQNEIWARICEDLNIRIIDYSRCLNDRSRHDSECIGYACVASEKLFGPLCDYWQTFNHYIMIIKNIKNNDFPTIYIRRPCVEQSYCTDDYIVNINCQLKDPVQIIILNGANKPINNKILPIFNEFEKLIRLRKYPLKVIGNKRYLVFEICSIIFVYSISKTQFTKRFFKVIQKSVEYGLNEDDFNEEFLNNHCDTKFDLYDHKLAMVHPAISTLFLTDLSTGKTYKELEFSSRKCNVDSMKCSDYRLMIGITRRKKKGLKTEHLAIVYHMKGCTQNNRLKIPLLGPVTQFKVTSNCIGVENTGSATPFITKQKNSYLNVFWLECDTFSFDCTRKYIYYNVNQSIFQYDLFKSMLSKFEVVQKIAVDAISNLLPLTPINDRYLLVRSTFPNSYDIFDVKEHVCVRSIQLTAGYSLVHVGKLSIMFSNSSQFMVIAFS, from the exons ATGTCACCCTGCAAATTAAAGAA atctgAACCGtatgatattttcaaacaacTTCCACttgaaatcataaataaaattgtccTACATTTAGACTTAAATGATGTTCTGAACTTGAAATTAGTGAACAAGATGTGGCGATGTGTATATGTAAACCAAAATGAGATATGGGCAAGGATTTGTGAGGATTTAAATATACGAATCATTGATTATAGCCGGTGTCTAAATGATAGGTCAAGACATGATTCAGAATGCATAGGATATGCATGTGTAGCTTCAGAAAAATTATTCGGTCCTTTATGTGATTATTGGCAAAcgtttaatcattatataatgattataaagaatataaaaaacaatgattttccAACCATTTATATACGTCGTCCGTGTGTAGAACAATCTTATTGTACTGATGATTATATAGTCAATATAAATTGCCAACTCAAAGACCcagttcaaataattattttaaatggggCAAATAAGCCCATAAACAACAAAATTTTgccaatatttaatgaatttgaaaaattgattaGATTGAGAAAATATCCCCTCAAAGTAATTGGTAACAAAAGGTACTTGGTATTTGAAATTTGTTcaattatattcgtatattcaATCTCGAAAACTCAATTCACCAAAAGATTTTTTAAAGTGATACAGAAATCTGTTGAATATGGCTTGAATGAGGATGACTTCAACGAAGAGTTCTTAAATAATCATTGTGACaccaaatttgatttatatgatCATAAACTAGCAATGGTGCACCCAGCTAttagtacattatttttaaccgATTTAAGTACTGGAAAAACATATAAAGAATTGGAATTTAGTTCAAGAAAATGCAATGTTGATAGCATGAAATGCTCTGATTATAGACTCATGATTGGAATCACAAGAAgg aaaaaaaaaggcTTAAAAACAGAACATTTGGCAATTGTTTATCACATGAAAGGATGTACACAAAACAATAGATTAAAGATACCCTTGTTAGGGCCTGTTACTCAGTTCAAGGTGACCAGCAATTGTATTGGAGTAGAAAACACAGGTTCTGCAACTCCATTTATCACAAAGCAAAAAAATTCATACTTAAATGTGTTTTGGCTTGAATGCGATACATTTTCATTTGACTGTACtagaaagtatatttattataatgttaatcaaAGTATATTTCAGTATGACCTATTTAAGTCCATGTTGTCCAAATTtgaagtagtacaaaaaatagcTGTCGATGCAATTTCAAATCTCTTACCTCTAACACCTATAAATGATAGATATTTGTTAGTTCGATCGACTTTTCCAAATTCATATGATATATTTGATGTTAAAGAACATGTTTGTGTTAGGTCAATACAATTAACTGCAGGGTATTCATTAGTTCATGTGGGTAAGCTATCTATAATGTTCTCTAATTCCAGTCAATTTATGGTAATTGCATTtagttaa